One window of the Methanomassiliicoccaceae archaeon DOK genome contains the following:
- a CDS encoding replication factor C small subunit, with protein sequence MNEIWTEKYRPKTLSEVVGQRHVTSRLESYVRSRSMPHLMFTGPAGTGKTTCSLALARELFGDEWRGNFIELNASDERGIEVVRGKIKDFARTAPIGDAEFKIIFLDEADNLTSDAQGALRRTMEKYSGICRFILSCNYSSRIIDPIQSRCAVFKFRPISPEDIAGFLGMIVEKENVTIDEDAMAGLVRIARGDMRRAVNSLQVAASLGKPIDLDLIYQTAGLANPEAVKSMLETALAGNFIKARDSLDEIMITYGLSGQDVIRQIHASIFDLGVSDYDKVKLIDKCGEIEFRIVEGSNERIQLEALLAYFIMIGGNAR encoded by the coding sequence ATGAACGAGATCTGGACGGAGAAGTACAGGCCTAAGACGCTTTCGGAGGTTGTTGGACAGAGGCACGTCACATCGAGACTCGAGTCGTACGTGCGCTCACGCAGCATGCCCCATCTCATGTTCACAGGTCCCGCCGGCACCGGCAAGACCACATGCTCCCTGGCCCTGGCGAGGGAACTCTTCGGAGACGAGTGGAGGGGCAACTTCATCGAGCTCAACGCCTCCGACGAGAGGGGGATCGAGGTGGTCCGTGGCAAGATCAAGGACTTCGCCAGGACCGCACCCATCGGCGACGCGGAGTTCAAGATCATCTTCCTGGACGAGGCGGACAACCTCACGTCTGACGCCCAGGGTGCCCTTAGGAGGACCATGGAGAAGTACTCCGGCATCTGCCGCTTCATCCTCTCCTGCAACTACTCCTCCAGGATCATCGACCCCATCCAGTCCAGATGCGCCGTCTTCAAGTTCAGGCCCATATCCCCCGAGGACATCGCCGGGTTCCTCGGAATGATCGTCGAGAAGGAGAACGTCACGATCGACGAGGATGCCATGGCCGGCCTCGTCCGCATCGCACGCGGCGACATGAGGCGCGCAGTGAACTCGCTGCAGGTCGCGGCATCCCTCGGGAAGCCCATCGACCTGGACCTCATCTACCAGACCGCCGGCCTCGCCAACCCTGAGGCCGTGAAGTCGATGCTCGAGACGGCCCTCGCCGGGAACTTCATCAAGGCCCGCGACTCGCTGGACGAGATCATGATCACATACGGGCTCTCCGGACAGGACGTGATCAGGCAGATCCATGCATCGATCTTCGACCTCGGCGTGTCCGACTACGACAAGGTGAAGCTCATCGACAAGTGCGGGGAGATAGAGTTCAGGATCGTGGAGGGCAGCAACGAGAGGATCCAGCTCGAGGCTCTGCTGGCGTACTTCATCATGATCG